The Methanosphaera sp. WGK6 genomic interval GACAAAATGCGTGAAGAAGATAGATCTGCAATACACGAAGCATTGGAACAACAAACAATATCAATAGCAAAAGCAGGTATTATGGCTACATTAAACAGTCGTTGTAGTGTACTTGCTGCAGCAAACCCTAAATTTGGTAGATTTGACCGTTATAAATCTATTGCTGAACAAATTGATTTACCATCACCAATTTTATCACGTTTTGATTTAATATTCATTATTGAAGATAAACCAAATGCAGAACGTGATCATAGCTTAGCAGGACATATTCTTAAAATACATCAAGAAAGCACAATCCCTTATGTAATTGAACCTGAATTAATGAGAAAATATATTGCATATGCACGTAGAAATGTACAACCTACATTAACCAAGGAAGCAGCAAAAGTATTGCAAGACTTTTATGTAACTATGCGTAGTGGTGCTATTGATGAAGAAGCCCCAGTACCAATTACTGCTCGTCAACTAGAAGCTCTTGTACGTTTATCCGAAGCTAGTGCTCGTATAAGATTAAGTAATGAAGTATTGAAAGAAGATGCTGAAAGAGCTATTAAACTACAAGAAGATTGTATGAAACAAGTAGGATATGATCCAGATACAGGTAAAGTAGATATTGATAAAGTAGAAGGTAGAACATCGAAATCAGAAAGAGATAAAATAAACATAGTTACTGATGTTATTAAAGAATTATCTGAAGAATATGAAGGAAATGCTCCTAGAAATATTGTTTATGCTGAACTAGCAGATAAATATAATATTGATGAAAATAAAGTTGATAATCTTATTAATATGCTTAAAAGTAAAGGTGTTATATATGAACCTTCACCAGACCACTTTAAAGTAGCTTAGATAATTTAATAAAATTAATTAATAATGATTTATAAAATATTATAATATACTGTATAATTATCATTTAATTATAACATGAACTTTTTATAAATCAATATAATCAATGAATTATCCAAAGGGAGGTAAAATTTAATGGCTAGAAAAGACGATATGGACTTTAAAGAATATGAAGAACTATTAGATCAAGCTTATGATCAATTACCAGATAAAATCTTTGAAGCAAAAAGATTTAAAATACCAAAAGGATACTCTGTTATTCAAGGAAATCGTACAATTATCAAAAACTTTGGTGATGTATCCAGAACATTAAACAGAGACCCTCAACATGTTCTCAAATACTTATTAAGAGAATTAGGTACTTCAGGAAATGTTGAAGGAAATCGTGCTATACTTCAAGGTAAATTTACCCACTATGTAATTAACGATCGTATAAATGAATATGTAGATAACTTTGTAATGTGTCATGAATGTAACAGACCAGATACAATCATTATACGTGAAGATCGTATTGATATGCTTAAATGTAGTGCATGTGGAGCTAGAGCACCACTCAAATCATTATAATAGTATAAACATACTATTATATTTTTTAAGCTCCTTAAAACAAGAAAAAAACTTTTTTTTATTAAAAAATAAATATAAACTTATTTATTCATATAATCAAATACTGAGTGATTAAATGTTTTGTATATTATGTAACAGTGAAGAAAAACTATATGAAGGATTATGTAAAAGCTGTTATCTTAAAGA includes:
- a CDS encoding translation initiation factor IF-2 subunit beta; protein product: MDFKEYEELLDQAYDQLPDKIFEAKRFKIPKGYSVIQGNRTIIKNFGDVSRTLNRDPQHVLKYLLRELGTSGNVEGNRAILQGKFTHYVINDRINEYVDNFVMCHECNRPDTIIIREDRIDMLKCSACGARAPLKSL